A region of Arabidopsis thaliana chromosome 5, partial sequence DNA encodes the following proteins:
- a CDS encoding heparan-alpha-glucosaminide N-acetyltransferase-like protein (DUF1624) (Protein of unknown function (DUF1624); FUNCTIONS IN: molecular_function unknown; INVOLVED IN: biological_process unknown; LOCATED IN: endomembrane system; EXPRESSED IN: 18 plant structures; EXPRESSED DURING: 10 growth stages; BEST Arabidopsis thaliana protein match is: Protein of unknown function (DUF1624) (TAIR:AT5G27730.1); Has 735 Blast hits to 733 proteins in 216 species: Archae - 0; Bacteria - 383; Metazoa - 101; Fungi - 0; Plants - 131; Viruses - 0; Other Eukaryotes - 120 (source: NCBI BLink).) translates to MSFAVLPSQFVATRKALIRSLKLLLLGLFLQGGFIHGLNNLTYGIDVEKIRLMGILQRIAIAYLVVALCEIWLKGNHNVSSELSMIKKYRFHWVVAFVITTIYLSLLYGLYVPDWEYQILKEDQGSTLTTFLNLKVKCGVRGHTGPGCNAVGMLDRMFLGIQHLYRKPVYARTKQCSINYPNNGPLPPDAPSWCQAPFDPEGLLSSLMATVTCLVGLHYGHIIIHFKDHKKRLNQWILRSFCLLMLGLALNLFGMHLNKPLYTLSYMCVTSGASGFLLSAIYLMVDVYGYKRASLVLEWMGIHALPIYVLIACNLVFLIIHGFYWKNPINNLLHLIGIGK, encoded by the exons ATGTCTTTCGCGGTCTTACCGTCGCA GTTTGTCGCAAcaagaaaagctttgattCGATCTTTGAAACTTCTATTACTTGGTCTTTTTCTCCAAG GAGGATTTATTCATGGTCTTAATAACTTAACTTATGGAATAGATGTAGAAAAAATTAGACTCATGGGTATATTACAG AGAATAGCGATAGCATACTTAGTTGTTGCATTGTGCGAGATTTGGTTAAAGGGAAACCATAATGTTAGCTCAGAGTTATCTATGATCAAGAAATATAGATTTCATTG GGTGGTTGCTTTTGTTATCACAACTATATATTTGTCCTTGTTATATGGTTTATATGTACCTGACTGGGAGTatcagattttaaaagaagacCAAGGATCAACATTGACAACATTCTTG AATCTGAAGGTGAAATGTGGGGTACGAGGTCACACTGGACCAGGCTGTAATGCAGTTGGAATGCTTGACCGTATGTTTCTAGGAATCCAGCATTTGTACAGAAAACCTGTATATGCACGAACCAAG CAATGCAGTATAAATTATCCAAACAATGGGCCATTACCTCCAGACGCTCCTTCTTGGTGTCAAGCGCCTTTTGACCCCGAAGGCCTCTTAAG TTCGTTGATGGCCACCGTAACATGTCTAGTGGGTCTGCACTATGGCCATATTATCATCCACTTCAAG GATCACAAAAAGCGTTTGAATCAATGGATTTTACgttctttttgtcttctgaTGTTAGGTCTCGCACTGAACCTCTTTG GAATGCATCTAAATAAACCTCTATACACATTGAGTTACATGTGTGTCACCTCAGGGGCCTCGGGATTTTTGTTATCCGCGATATACCTAATG GTCGACGTTTATGGATACAAACGAGCAAGCCTTGTGTTAGAGTGGATGGGAATACATGCCTTACCGATTTACGTTCTCATTGCTTGCAATCTTGTCTTTCTAATCATTCATGGATTCTACTGGAAGAACCCCATTAACAATCTC CTTCATTTAATCGGAATCGGaaagtaa
- a CDS encoding heparan-alpha-glucosaminide N-acetyltransferase-like protein (DUF1624): MILVDDVGGILPSINHSPWDGVTLADFVMPFFLFIVGVSLAFAYKNLSCRFVATRKALIRSLKLLLLGLFLQGGFIHGLNNLTYGIDVEKIRLMGILQRIAIAYLVVALCEIWLKGNHNVSSELSMIKKYRFHWVVAFVITTIYLSLLYGLYVPDWEYQILKEDQGSTLTTFLNLKVKCGVRGHTGPGCNAVGMLDRMFLGIQHLYRKPVYARTKQCSINYPNNGPLPPDAPSWCQAPFDPEGLLSSLMATVTCLVGLHYGHIIIHFKDHKKRLNQWILRSFCLLMLGLALNLFGMHLNKPLYTLSYMCVTSGASGFLLSAIYLMVDVYGYKRASLVLEWMGIHALPIYVLIACNLVFLIIHGFYWKNPINNLLHLIGIGK; encoded by the exons ATGATACTTGTGGATGATGTTGGAGGGATTTTACCATCTATTAATCATTCACCTTGGGATGGTGTCACACTAGCGGATTTTGTCAtgccttttttcttatttattgttGGTGTCTCTCTTGCCTTTGCTTACAAg AACTTGTCATGTAGGTTTGTCGCAAcaagaaaagctttgattCGATCTTTGAAACTTCTATTACTTGGTCTTTTTCTCCAAG GAGGATTTATTCATGGTCTTAATAACTTAACTTATGGAATAGATGTAGAAAAAATTAGACTCATGGGTATATTACAG AGAATAGCGATAGCATACTTAGTTGTTGCATTGTGCGAGATTTGGTTAAAGGGAAACCATAATGTTAGCTCAGAGTTATCTATGATCAAGAAATATAGATTTCATTG GGTGGTTGCTTTTGTTATCACAACTATATATTTGTCCTTGTTATATGGTTTATATGTACCTGACTGGGAGTatcagattttaaaagaagacCAAGGATCAACATTGACAACATTCTTG AATCTGAAGGTGAAATGTGGGGTACGAGGTCACACTGGACCAGGCTGTAATGCAGTTGGAATGCTTGACCGTATGTTTCTAGGAATCCAGCATTTGTACAGAAAACCTGTATATGCACGAACCAAG CAATGCAGTATAAATTATCCAAACAATGGGCCATTACCTCCAGACGCTCCTTCTTGGTGTCAAGCGCCTTTTGACCCCGAAGGCCTCTTAAG TTCGTTGATGGCCACCGTAACATGTCTAGTGGGTCTGCACTATGGCCATATTATCATCCACTTCAAG GATCACAAAAAGCGTTTGAATCAATGGATTTTACgttctttttgtcttctgaTGTTAGGTCTCGCACTGAACCTCTTTG GAATGCATCTAAATAAACCTCTATACACATTGAGTTACATGTGTGTCACCTCAGGGGCCTCGGGATTTTTGTTATCCGCGATATACCTAATG GTCGACGTTTATGGATACAAACGAGCAAGCCTTGTGTTAGAGTGGATGGGAATACATGCCTTACCGATTTACGTTCTCATTGCTTGCAATCTTGTCTTTCTAATCATTCATGGATTCTACTGGAAGAACCCCATTAACAATCTC CTTCATTTAATCGGAATCGGaaagtaa
- a CDS encoding heparan-alpha-glucosaminide N-acetyltransferase-like protein (DUF1624), with protein MIKKYRFHWVVAFVITTIYLSLLYGLYVPDWEYQILKEDQGSTLTTFLNLKVKCGVRGHTGPGCNAVGMLDRMFLGIQHLYRKPVYARTKQCSINYPNNGPLPPDAPSWCQAPFDPEGLLSSLMATVTCLVGLHYGHIIIHFKDHKKRLNQWILRSFCLLMLGLALNLFGMHLNKPLYTLSYMCVTSGASGFLLSAIYLMVDVYGYKRASLVLEWMGIHALPIYVLIACNLVFLIIHGFYWKNPINNLLHLIGIGK; from the exons ATGATCAAGAAATATAGATTTCATTG GGTGGTTGCTTTTGTTATCACAACTATATATTTGTCCTTGTTATATGGTTTATATGTACCTGACTGGGAGTatcagattttaaaagaagacCAAGGATCAACATTGACAACATTCTTG AATCTGAAGGTGAAATGTGGGGTACGAGGTCACACTGGACCAGGCTGTAATGCAGTTGGAATGCTTGACCGTATGTTTCTAGGAATCCAGCATTTGTACAGAAAACCTGTATATGCACGAACCAAG CAATGCAGTATAAATTATCCAAACAATGGGCCATTACCTCCAGACGCTCCTTCTTGGTGTCAAGCGCCTTTTGACCCCGAAGGCCTCTTAAG TTCGTTGATGGCCACCGTAACATGTCTAGTGGGTCTGCACTATGGCCATATTATCATCCACTTCAAG GATCACAAAAAGCGTTTGAATCAATGGATTTTACgttctttttgtcttctgaTGTTAGGTCTCGCACTGAACCTCTTTG GAATGCATCTAAATAAACCTCTATACACATTGAGTTACATGTGTGTCACCTCAGGGGCCTCGGGATTTTTGTTATCCGCGATATACCTAATG GTCGACGTTTATGGATACAAACGAGCAAGCCTTGTGTTAGAGTGGATGGGAATACATGCCTTACCGATTTACGTTCTCATTGCTTGCAATCTTGTCTTTCTAATCATTCATGGATTCTACTGGAAGAACCCCATTAACAATCTC CTTCATTTAATCGGAATCGGaaagtaa
- the RBOHD gene encoding respiratory burst oxidase homologue D (respiratory burst oxidase homologue D (RBOHD); FUNCTIONS IN: NAD(P)H oxidase activity; INVOLVED IN: oxygen and reactive oxygen species metabolic process, defense response to fungus, response to heat, defense response, negative regulation of programmed cell death; LOCATED IN: plasma membrane; EXPRESSED IN: 24 plant structures; EXPRESSED DURING: 13 growth stages; CONTAINS InterPro DOMAIN/s: Ferredoxin reductase-type FAD-binding domain (InterPro:IPR017927), Cytochrome b245, heavy chain (InterPro:IPR000778), EF-Hand 1, calcium-binding site (InterPro:IPR018247), EF-hand-like domain (InterPro:IPR011992), Ferric reductase-like transmembrane component, N-terminal (InterPro:IPR013130), NADPH oxidase Respiratory burst (InterPro:IPR013623), Ferric reductase, NAD binding (InterPro:IPR013121), EF-HAND 2 (InterPro:IPR018249), FAD-binding 8 (InterPro:IPR013112), Riboflavin synthase-like beta-barrel (InterPro:IPR017938); BEST Arabidopsis thaliana protein match is: NADPH/respiratory burst oxidase protein D (TAIR:AT5G51060.1); Has 1807 Blast hits to 1807 proteins in 277 species: Archae - 0; Bacteria - 0; Metazoa - 736; Fungi - 347; Plants - 385; Viruses - 0; Other Eukaryotes - 339 (source: NCBI BLink).), producing the protein MKMRRGNSSNDHELGILRGANSDTNSDTESIASDRGAFSGPLGRPKRASKKNARFADDLPKRSNSVAGGRGDDDEYVEITLDIRDDSVAVHSVQQAAGGGGHLEDPELALLTKKTLESSLNNTTSLSFFRSTSSRIKNASRELRRVFSRRPSPAVRRFDRTSSAAIHALKGLKFIATKTAAWPAVDQRFDKLSADSNGLLLSAKFWECLGMNKESKDFADQLFRALARRNNVSGDAITKEQLRIFWEQISDESFDAKLQVFFDMVDKDEDGRVTEEEVAEIISLSASANKLSNIQKQAKEYAALIMEELDPDNAGFIMIENLEMLLLQAPNQSVRMGDSRILSQMLSQKLRPAKESNPLVRWSEKIKYFILDNWQRLWIMMLWLGICGGLFTYKFIQYKNKAAYGVMGYCVCVAKGGAETLKFNMALILLPVCRNTITWLRNKTKLGTVVPFDDSLNFHKVIASGIVVGVLLHAGAHLTCDFPRLIAADEDTYEPMEKYFGDQPTSYWWFVKGVEGWTGIVMVVLMAIAFTLATPWFRRNKLNLPNFLKKLTGFNAFWYTHHLFIIVYALLIVHGIKLYLTKIWYQKTTWMYLAVPILLYASERLLRAFRSSIKPVKMIKVAVYPGNVLSLHMTKPQGFKYKSGQFMLVNCRAVSPFEWHPFSITSAPGDDYLSVHIRTLGDWTRKLRTVFSEVCKPPTAGKSGLLRADGGDGNLPFPKVLIDGPYGAPAQDYKKYDVVLLVGLGIGATPMISILKDIINNMKGPDRDSDIENNNSNNNSKGFKTRKAYFYWVTREQGSFEWFKGIMDEISELDEEGIIELHNYCTSVYEEGDARVALIAMLQSLQHAKNGVDVVSGTRVKSHFAKPNWRQVYKKIAVQHPGKRIGVFYCGMPGMIKELKNLALDFSRKTTTKFDFHKENF; encoded by the exons ATGAAAATGAGACGAGGCAATTCAAGTAACGACCATGAACTTGGGATTCTACGAGGAGCTAACTCGGACACCAACTCGGACACGGAGAGCATCGCTAGCGACCGTGGTGCCTTTAGCGGTCCGCTTGGCCGGCCTAAACGTGCGTCCAAGAAAAACGCAAGATTCGCCGACGATCTTCCCAAGAGAAGCAATAGTGTTGCTGGCGGCCGTGGTGATGACGATGAGTACGTGGAGATCACGCTAGACATCAGGGACGACTCGGTGGCCGTCCATAGTGTCCAACAAGCAGCTGGAGGTGGAGGCCACCTGGAGGACCCGGAGCTAGCCCTTCTTACGAAGAAGACTCTCGAGAGCAGCCTCAACAACACCACCTCCTTATCTTTCTTCCGAAGCACCTCCTCACGCATCAAGAACGCCTCCCGCGAGCTCCGCCGCGTGTTCTCTAGACGTCCCTCCCCGGCCGTGCGGCGGTTTGACCGCACGAGCTCCGCGGCCATCCACGCACTCAAAGGTCTCAAGTTCATTGCCACCAAGACGGCCGCATGGCCGGCCGTCGACCAACGTTTCGATAAACTCTCCGCTGATTCCAACGGCCTCTTACTCTCTGCCAAGTTTTGGGAATGCTTAG GAATGAATAAGGAATCTAAAGACTTCGCTGACCAGCTCTTTAGAGCATTAGCTCGCCGGAATAACGTCTCCGGCGATGCAATCACAAAGGAACAGCTTAGGATATTCTGGGAACAGATCTCAGACGAAAGCTTTGATGCCAAACTCCAAGTCTTTTTTGACAT GGTGGACAAAGATGAAGATGGGCGAGTAACAGAAGAAGAGGTGGCTGAG ATTATTAGTCTTAGTGCTTCTGCAAACAAGCTCTCAAATATTCAAAAGCAAGCCAAAGAATATGCGGCACTGATAATGGAAGAGTTGGACCCAGACAATGCTGGGTTTATTATG ATCGAAAACTTGGAAATGTTGCTATTACAAGCACCAAACCAGTCGGTGCGGATGGGAGACAGCAGGATACTTAGTCAGATGTTAAGTCAGAAGCTTAGACCGGCAAAAGAGAGCAACCCTTTAGTGAGATGGTCggagaaaatcaaatatttcataCTTGACAATTGGCAGAGACTATGGATAATGATGTTATGGCTTGGCATCTGTGGTGGCCTCTTTACTTATAAATTCATTCAGTACAAGAACAAAGCTGCCTATGGTGTCATGGGTTATTGCGTTTGTGTCGCCAAAGGAGGCGCCGAGACTCTCAAATTCAACATGGCTCTCATATTGTTGCCTGTTTGTCGAAACACCATCACTTGGCTTAGGAACAAGACTAAGCTTGGTACTGTCGTTCCTTTTGATGATAGTCTTAACTTCCACAAGGTTATTGCAAGCGGGATAGTCGTCGGTGTTTTACTCCATGCGGGTGCCCATTTAACGTGTGATTTTCCACGTTTAATTGCCGCGGATGAGGACACCTATGAGCCGATGGAAAAATACTTTGGGGATCAACCGACTAGCTACTGGTGGTTTGTGAAAGGAGTGGAAGGATGGACTGGCATTGTGATGGTTGTGCTAATGGCTATAGCCTTTACACTCGCGACGCCTTGGTTCCGACGTAACAAGCTTAACTTACCTAACTTCCTCAAGAAGCTTACCGGTTTCAACGCCTTTTGGTACACCCACCATTTGTTCATCATTGTTTATGCTCTTCTCATTGTCCATGGTATCAAGCTCTACCTCACAAAGATTTGGTATCAGAAAACG ACATGGATGTATCTTGCTGTACCCATCCTTCTATATGCATCGGAGAGGCTGCTCCGTGCTTTCAGATCAAGCATCAAACCGGTTAAGATGATCAAG GTGGCTGTTTACCCCGGGAACGTGTTGTCTCTACACATGACGAAGCCACAAGGATTCAAATACAAAAGTGGACAGTTCATGTTGGTGAACTGCCGAGCCGTATCTCCATTCGAATGGCATCCTTTCTCAATCACATCAGCTCCCGGAGACGATTACCTGAGCGTACATATCCGCACTCTCGGTGACTGGACACGTAAGCTCAGGACCGTTTTCTCCGAGGTTTGCAAACCTCCTACCGCCGGTAAAAGCGGTCTTCTCCGAGCAGACGGAGGAGATGGAAACCTCCCGTTCCCGAAGGTCCTTATCGACGGTCCATACGGTGCTCCCGCACAAGACTACAAGAAATACGACGTGGTACTCCTCGTAGGTCTCGGCATTGGAGCCACGCCTATGATCAGTATCCTTAAGgacatcatcaacaacatgaAAGGTCCTGACCGCGACAGCGACATTGAGAACAATAACAGTAACAACAATAGTAAAGGGTTTAAGACAAGGAAAGCTTATTTCTACTGGGTGACTAGGGAACAAGGATCATTCGAGTGGTTCAAGGGAATAATGGACGAGATTTCGGAGTTAGACGAGGAAGGAATCATCGAGCTTCACAATTATTGCACGAGTGTGTACGAGGAAGGTGATGCAAGAGTGGCTCTCATTGCCATGCTTCAGTCGTTGCAACACGCTAAGAACGGTGTGGATGTTGTGTCGGGTACACGTGTCAAGTCCCACTTCGCTAAACCTAACTGGAGACAAGTCTACAAGAAGATCGCTGTTCAACATCCCGGCAAAAGAATAG GAGTCTTCTACTGTGGAATGCCAGGAATGATAAAGGAATTAAAAAATCTAGCTTTGGATTTTTCTCGAAAGACAACTACCAAGTTTGACTTCCACAAAGAGAACTTCTAG